Proteins encoded together in one Sinorhizobium sp. B11 window:
- a CDS encoding hemagglutinin repeat-containing protein produces the protein MLQPTFANAQSVSASSTAAGANQPSVGTAPNGVPLIDIVTPNSQGLSHNKYDNFNVGTPGLILNNFKGEVGTSNLGGVTPGNANLKTSGPASVILNEVTSGNRSALNGPTEVFGGRADVIIANPNGITCDGCGFINTPHATLTTGVPDIGADGALKGYTVNGGDVTIGPNGGNFAAGPGAVDLFDIVSRAVTVNGPVYGKDLRVTAGRNQFDYATGNATPLAATSGTPEYAIDGTALGAMQADRIKIVVTEKGAGVRMRGDMAANAGELSLSADGKISLGNVSGQQGVSISSKAKVTASKVTSKAKVAVQADQGITLDTIAADDDILLSSGNGLLSVGGEVNSAANVQMTSSAGIASGSVVAGNALTLSTTSGDIQIAGAVKSAEALTMTATSGAITAASLVSGNNLTLSAGADIAISGDVLAESTVAVSGGSIAAATIASGVDLAATAQSANAALVLQPTGDMSLTATNGSITVSNALMSSGDLSANASQNLAYGKLQSLGDADLSASGQIGYGNPISAKGNLTLTTTAIDLSNGGASNIAAGGTLTLNADSANLSNNNITLGGLTLNLAGAADLSGTRIYTVTNAGGSGDIDINASGLSTSNSTALLAAHDLTLSLPSLSNAGQLAAGHDLTFNVSGNFTNSATGLAYAGHDAGLFVGGVLTNDQGAILSGNDLTIAGVTASQRNAAVTNVSGLIQAGNDMSILTSNLTNRRVVTPQWTTANLVSSAVVSGFTLNPVAAGLPFGYLETVDQNMYQLYPGVDPGLWQDYQPLLWSKATLADGTVYHAWTWVSGNGPTRVEPIFDWITDRVPKDANGNPVVDPNNPSRYFIVDEVNAGGSDTSTTYTWDWSSHLSQSVYEDRLVGTLSPEATIRASRNLTIDATNLTNSFSSIEAGGNATLQGSALTNTGVTLFRTTTTTCSAQGACTAYDANGNANPSKNIASGTSIVSSVEAIGGVSANIKAGGALSVNFGSVSNTSAAGSMAGGANVAAAGNPGDPLSAISGLTAGGALFNVNSGLGGAALLPPANPNSGGFGGNIAHQTFLFETRGDFLDVGTFYGSGYFMDRIGYQPETTVPFLGDAYFENQLIDTQLRQLVGEGLGRSSFIAGSDAIEQMKTLLDNGADYAQAHDLAVGQGLTAEEAAALTKSIVLYQWQTVNGVQVLAPVVYVAAADRQKLTGAGAAIAGGSVNMNVGNLDNSGLIASAGDLTVSGNSIQGSGTFLSRGDTAINATNGITLAAQTMTIGGQNVVNANAGVTAGGNLQLAGGSDLALKGVKVNATGNASLSGKNVTLAAAKVENDGQQNATGSQVASAKALTIKATDNVNVIGSSAKAGTTLDVTADNGSVAVVSTDVARNNQSGYTRTLSTDQQQSQLSAGTNATIKSGDDILLSGSSVKAGGDVALSAGDDINVTAAQEQSASTFGKKSASSITHVGSEISAGGDLSVTAGNGSGDHDLNIVGSRLAADGKLALKADGDVTIAEATDTATLDTRLSTKGGFLGKSEKTTSHLETTTAVGSSISGAGGVDITSGKDTVISASRIEAGKEGGGAADLNITAGGDLVIASGMDTSAKDDKASWSGFLSKSSSSHKSYDETTIASELGASGNINMNAGGAAVIAGSQAYADGSISVTGDSVSIIGAQETHQLEEQRKKSGFGVGGGGGFISIYGSQQNSGKQASELNVASVLSAGTDVALKSRDTDVNILGSQIYATNNITLDAARDVNITPGAESESSEEKEKRSGFGISFGSSSGGFSVGIGMSSVSDTTKQGSQTNAMAILSAGNDLTIKAGRDANLQAADVSADRDLAITGARDVNLLSAEDKSNYESVHEQFFAGVTLSVSTGLVSAGQSIAGAAQKIAGISDGYTAANAAFASLKAYDALQQLSSIAKDGGNIASISLTAGFNYEKNSASASTSTPVVTSVEAGRSVAIEATSGDLTGHGAQITAGYDYGVPAVVGDDKFGDITLKAGHDITLESAQATSETASDSKSANASFGVSAGIGLQGVGVGVTGGAGAGMSTSDATSVTQINSHVTGIGDIKISSGNDTTLKGAVVSGDTITADVGGDLSIISTPDTGSSANSSASAGFSLSGAVGGNLLPLTTQLSGLQFGGGLGSGATNWINEQSGLLSTGKMDIEVHGNTDLQAGKIISESGDLALSTDTLTYSDFLGQKGYEGFSAQIGIEIPGNESPGAPPANNTLEGTYQLDDTRQTVRATVGPGIITVRNEEKQVALEQSGATAPLADLNRDPDKAYEITRDKHVDLEIYVSTQSIKAALEAGKTIADAIGDVFERMAADGHLSLDDARSAAALAQYRDDPAVLSQLASCGQRAENEFHLLDWLITPAYADAASCTIFVDGKSFTVSAAGALNCLNVFQRLTKLAVGEATLAGTVVAGLLTTGFLLASTTAVGDKVDQTAILADGTAVHVTGDGDSLLRRVEITQNGQATVLFLTIGNDGQYELLSGTVLGGAMPDAILAGVADQISTATGKQVVYNEKNSDGGNESTSEPPRGKKASSSAVGDKVRTPQSHPEDFVKVEGTKYRNKKTGEIWEKSRTTHTDKDGEWKVGSHPGKPPRPSDKITVGSDGVIIKF, from the coding sequence ATGCTTCAGCCGACGTTTGCCAATGCACAGTCGGTCTCGGCCAGCAGCACGGCGGCTGGCGCAAACCAACCAAGCGTCGGCACGGCGCCGAACGGCGTGCCGCTCATCGACATCGTCACGCCGAACAGCCAGGGCCTGTCGCACAACAAGTACGACAACTTCAACGTCGGCACACCGGGGCTGATCCTCAACAACTTCAAAGGCGAGGTCGGCACCTCCAATCTCGGCGGCGTCACGCCGGGCAATGCCAATCTCAAAACGTCGGGGCCGGCATCGGTCATCCTCAACGAAGTCACCAGCGGCAACCGCTCGGCGTTGAACGGGCCGACCGAGGTGTTCGGCGGTCGTGCCGACGTGATCATCGCCAACCCGAACGGCATCACCTGCGACGGCTGCGGCTTCATCAACACGCCGCATGCGACGCTGACGACAGGCGTTCCCGATATCGGCGCCGATGGCGCCCTGAAGGGCTACACCGTCAACGGCGGCGATGTGACGATCGGACCGAATGGCGGCAACTTCGCGGCCGGTCCTGGTGCTGTGGATCTCTTCGACATCGTCTCGCGCGCCGTCACCGTCAACGGCCCGGTCTACGGCAAAGACCTTCGTGTTACGGCCGGCCGCAATCAGTTCGACTATGCCACCGGAAACGCCACGCCGCTTGCGGCGACATCCGGCACGCCGGAATATGCGATCGACGGCACAGCACTCGGTGCCATGCAAGCCGATCGTATCAAGATCGTCGTCACCGAAAAGGGCGCAGGTGTGCGCATGCGCGGCGACATGGCCGCCAATGCCGGCGAGCTGTCGCTGTCGGCCGACGGCAAGATCTCGCTCGGCAACGTCTCCGGCCAGCAGGGCGTTTCGATCTCCTCGAAGGCAAAGGTGACGGCTTCCAAGGTCACGTCGAAGGCTAAGGTCGCCGTTCAGGCGGACCAGGGCATTACCCTCGATACAATCGCTGCCGACGACGACATCCTGCTGTCCAGCGGCAACGGCCTGTTGAGTGTCGGCGGTGAGGTGAACAGCGCCGCCAACGTCCAGATGACGTCATCCGCGGGTATTGCCTCCGGCAGCGTCGTGGCCGGTAATGCGCTCACCCTGTCGACCACCTCGGGCGACATCCAGATCGCCGGTGCGGTAAAGAGCGCCGAAGCGCTGACGATGACTGCGACATCGGGCGCGATCACCGCAGCCTCGCTTGTCAGCGGCAACAATCTCACGCTATCCGCCGGCGCCGACATTGCCATATCGGGCGATGTCCTGGCTGAGAGCACCGTCGCGGTTTCCGGCGGCTCGATTGCAGCCGCCACCATCGCTTCTGGCGTCGATCTCGCCGCTACCGCCCAATCTGCCAATGCCGCACTGGTGTTGCAGCCGACGGGCGATATGAGCCTTACCGCCACGAATGGTTCGATCACCGTTTCCAATGCGCTGATGAGCAGCGGGGATCTTTCGGCCAATGCGAGCCAGAACCTCGCCTATGGGAAGCTGCAGAGCCTTGGCGACGCCGATCTCTCCGCCTCCGGCCAGATCGGCTACGGCAATCCGATCAGCGCCAAGGGAAACCTGACACTCACCACCACCGCTATCGATCTCTCGAACGGCGGCGCCAGCAACATCGCCGCCGGCGGCACGCTGACGCTTAACGCCGACAGCGCAAATCTCAGCAACAACAACATCACTCTCGGCGGTCTGACCCTTAACCTCGCAGGTGCTGCCGATCTCAGCGGCACCAGGATCTATACCGTCACCAACGCCGGCGGTTCCGGCGATATCGACATCAACGCCTCCGGCCTCTCCACGTCAAACAGCACGGCGCTGCTCGCCGCCCACGACCTGACCCTAAGCCTGCCCTCGCTGAGCAATGCCGGACAATTGGCCGCCGGTCACGATCTCACCTTCAACGTTTCCGGCAACTTCACCAACAGTGCCACCGGCCTTGCCTACGCCGGCCACGACGCCGGCCTCTTCGTCGGCGGAGTACTTACCAATGACCAGGGCGCCATCTTATCAGGCAATGATCTTACGATTGCCGGGGTGACTGCGTCACAGAGAAATGCTGCGGTCACCAATGTTTCCGGGCTGATCCAGGCTGGAAACGACATGTCCATCCTGACAAGCAACCTGACCAATAGGCGGGTTGTCACGCCGCAATGGACGACGGCCAACCTGGTTTCCTCGGCCGTCGTCAGCGGCTTCACGCTCAATCCGGTCGCCGCCGGTCTGCCTTTCGGCTATCTCGAGACCGTAGACCAGAACATGTACCAGCTCTATCCCGGTGTTGATCCGGGCTTGTGGCAGGACTATCAACCGCTGCTCTGGTCGAAGGCGACGCTTGCCGATGGCACGGTTTATCATGCGTGGACGTGGGTATCGGGCAACGGGCCGACGCGGGTCGAGCCGATCTTCGACTGGATCACGGACCGCGTTCCAAAGGACGCGAACGGCAATCCTGTTGTCGATCCGAATAACCCTTCGCGATACTTCATCGTCGATGAGGTAAACGCCGGCGGCTCGGATACCAGCACCACCTATACCTGGGATTGGTCGTCACACCTCAGCCAGTCGGTCTACGAGGACCGGTTAGTCGGCACGCTCAGCCCAGAAGCGACGATCCGCGCGAGCCGCAACCTCACGATCGACGCCACGAATCTGACCAATTCCTTCAGCTCGATCGAGGCCGGCGGCAACGCGACGCTGCAAGGTTCGGCACTCACCAATACCGGCGTCACCCTCTTTCGCACGACGACGACGACCTGCAGCGCACAGGGCGCCTGCACGGCCTATGACGCCAACGGCAACGCCAATCCCTCGAAGAATATCGCCAGCGGCACGTCGATCGTCAGCTCGGTCGAGGCGATCGGCGGTGTATCGGCCAACATCAAGGCGGGTGGCGCCCTCTCTGTCAATTTCGGCAGCGTCAGCAACACGTCCGCAGCCGGTTCGATGGCCGGCGGCGCCAACGTGGCGGCGGCAGGCAATCCCGGCGATCCACTCTCCGCGATCTCCGGCCTGACCGCCGGCGGCGCGCTGTTCAACGTCAATTCTGGCCTCGGCGGCGCCGCTCTCCTACCTCCCGCCAACCCGAATTCCGGCGGCTTCGGCGGCAATATAGCTCACCAGACCTTCCTGTTCGAAACCCGCGGTGACTTCCTCGATGTCGGCACCTTCTATGGCTCCGGCTATTTCATGGACCGCATCGGCTATCAGCCGGAGACGACGGTTCCGTTCCTGGGCGACGCCTATTTCGAGAACCAGCTGATCGACACCCAGCTGCGGCAGCTCGTCGGCGAAGGGCTCGGCAGGAGCTCCTTCATCGCCGGCAGTGACGCCATCGAGCAGATGAAGACGTTGCTCGACAATGGCGCCGATTATGCGCAGGCGCACGATCTGGCCGTCGGCCAGGGCCTGACGGCGGAAGAGGCGGCTGCTCTCACCAAGTCGATTGTCCTCTATCAATGGCAGACGGTCAACGGCGTTCAGGTGCTGGCGCCCGTGGTTTATGTCGCTGCTGCCGACCGGCAGAAGCTGACCGGTGCCGGCGCCGCCATCGCAGGCGGCTCGGTCAACATGAATGTCGGCAACCTCGATAATTCCGGCCTCATCGCATCCGCTGGCGACCTCACCGTCTCCGGCAACTCGATCCAGGGCAGCGGCACGTTCCTGTCGCGCGGCGACACGGCCATCAATGCCACCAACGGCATTACGCTCGCCGCCCAGACGATGACGATCGGCGGCCAGAATGTCGTCAACGCCAATGCCGGCGTGACCGCAGGCGGCAATCTGCAGCTCGCCGGCGGCAGCGATCTCGCCCTCAAGGGCGTCAAGGTCAATGCCACCGGCAATGCCTCGCTCTCCGGCAAGAATGTGACGCTGGCTGCCGCAAAGGTCGAAAACGATGGCCAGCAAAATGCCACCGGCAGCCAGGTCGCCAGCGCCAAGGCCCTGACGATCAAGGCAACCGACAATGTCAACGTCATCGGCAGCTCCGCCAAGGCCGGCACGACGCTCGATGTGACCGCCGACAACGGCTCGGTGGCGGTGGTGTCGACCGATGTCGCCCGCAACAACCAATCCGGCTACACGAGGACGCTTTCCACCGACCAGCAGCAATCGCAGCTATCCGCCGGCACGAATGCGACGATCAAATCAGGCGACGATATCCTGCTCTCCGGTTCCTCCGTCAAGGCTGGTGGTGATGTGGCGCTCAGCGCTGGCGACGATATCAACGTCACCGCCGCGCAGGAGCAGTCCGCATCCACCTTCGGCAAGAAGTCCGCCTCGTCGATCACCCATGTCGGCTCGGAGATCTCGGCCGGCGGCGACCTCTCGGTGACCGCAGGCAATGGCAGCGGCGATCACGACCTCAACATCGTCGGCAGCAGACTTGCCGCCGACGGCAAGCTCGCTCTCAAGGCCGACGGCGACGTGACGATCGCCGAAGCCACCGACACCGCGACCCTCGACACCAGGCTCAGCACCAAGGGCGGTTTCCTCGGCAAGAGCGAGAAGACGACCAGCCATCTCGAAACGACGACGGCCGTCGGCTCATCGATCAGCGGCGCTGGCGGCGTCGACATCACCTCGGGCAAGGACACGGTCATCTCGGCCTCTAGGATCGAAGCCGGCAAGGAGGGCGGCGGCGCGGCGGACCTGAACATCACCGCCGGCGGTGACCTCGTCATCGCCTCCGGAATGGATACCAGCGCCAAGGACGACAAAGCCTCGTGGAGTGGCTTCCTATCCAAGAGCTCGTCCAGCCACAAGAGTTACGATGAGACCACCATTGCCTCCGAACTCGGCGCATCCGGCAATATCAATATGAATGCCGGCGGGGCGGCGGTCATCGCCGGTTCACAAGCCTATGCTGACGGCTCAATTTCCGTCACCGGCGACAGCGTCTCTATCATTGGGGCGCAGGAAACCCACCAGCTTGAGGAGCAGCGCAAAAAGTCCGGCTTCGGCGTAGGCGGCGGTGGCGGGTTTATTTCGATCTACGGCAGCCAGCAGAACAGCGGCAAGCAGGCCTCCGAGCTCAATGTCGCCTCGGTGCTGTCTGCCGGAACGGATGTCGCACTCAAGTCGCGCGACACCGACGTCAACATCCTCGGCTCGCAGATCTACGCGACCAACAACATCACCCTCGACGCCGCCCGCGACGTCAACATCACTCCAGGCGCGGAAAGCGAGTCGTCCGAGGAAAAGGAAAAACGCTCCGGCTTTGGCATTTCTTTCGGCTCAAGCAGCGGCGGCTTCTCCGTTGGCATCGGCATGTCGTCGGTTTCCGACACGACGAAACAAGGCTCGCAGACAAACGCGATGGCGATTCTTTCCGCTGGCAACGACCTGACGATCAAGGCCGGACGCGACGCCAACCTGCAGGCCGCCGACGTCTCGGCCGATCGCGACTTGGCAATCACTGGCGCGCGCGATGTCAATCTGCTGAGCGCTGAGGACAAATCGAACTACGAGAGCGTACACGAACAGTTCTTCGCCGGCGTGACACTGTCGGTTTCGACAGGATTGGTCAGCGCAGGCCAGAGTATTGCCGGCGCTGCACAGAAGATCGCCGGTATTTCCGACGGCTACACGGCAGCCAACGCCGCCTTCGCCTCGCTTAAAGCTTATGACGCGCTCCAGCAGCTCTCAAGTATCGCCAAGGATGGCGGCAACATAGCGTCCATATCGCTGACGGCAGGCTTCAATTACGAAAAGAACAGCGCCTCTGCGTCCACCTCTACGCCAGTCGTCACGAGCGTGGAAGCTGGTCGATCGGTCGCCATCGAAGCCACCTCCGGCGATCTGACCGGGCATGGCGCGCAGATAACGGCGGGGTATGATTACGGCGTTCCTGCAGTAGTCGGCGACGACAAGTTCGGCGATATCACGTTGAAAGCCGGTCACGATATCACGCTGGAAAGCGCGCAGGCAACCAGCGAAACGGCCAGCGACAGCAAGTCGGCGAACGCAAGCTTCGGCGTGAGCGCGGGCATCGGCCTGCAAGGCGTCGGTGTCGGCGTCACCGGTGGCGCCGGCGCGGGAATGTCGACTTCCGATGCCACTTCGGTCACACAGATCAACAGCCATGTTACCGGCATCGGCGACATCAAAATCAGCTCAGGCAACGATACGACGCTCAAGGGCGCCGTCGTTTCCGGCGATACGATCACGGCCGATGTCGGTGGCGATCTCAGTATCATCTCGACACCCGATACAGGCAGCAGCGCGAATAGCTCTGCCTCCGCTGGCTTCTCGTTGAGCGGGGCGGTGGGCGGCAATCTTCTGCCTTTGACCACTCAGCTTTCAGGCTTGCAATTCGGGGGCGGCCTCGGCTCGGGTGCCACGAACTGGATCAACGAGCAGTCCGGTCTTCTCTCCACTGGCAAGATGGATATCGAGGTCCACGGCAATACCGATCTTCAGGCCGGCAAGATCATCTCCGAGAGCGGCGATCTGGCGCTTTCGACCGATACGCTGACCTACAGCGATTTCTTGGGCCAGAAGGGCTATGAGGGCTTCAGCGCCCAAATCGGCATCGAGATTCCCGGCAATGAGTCGCCCGGTGCGCCGCCCGCCAACAATACCCTCGAAGGCACTTACCAGCTCGACGACACGCGCCAGACCGTCCGCGCCACCGTCGGCCCTGGCATCATCACCGTTCGTAACGAGGAGAAGCAGGTGGCCCTGGAGCAATCCGGAGCGACAGCACCGCTCGCCGACCTTAACCGCGATCCCGACAAAGCCTACGAGATCACACGGGATAAGCATGTTGATCTGGAGATCTATGTCTCGACGCAGAGCATAAAAGCTGCGCTTGAGGCCGGCAAAACGATTGCCGACGCGATCGGCGATGTGTTCGAGCGCATGGCTGCAGATGGACATTTGTCTTTGGATGACGCTCGTTCGGCAGCAGCGCTCGCGCAATATCGAGATGACCCGGCAGTACTTTCTCAATTGGCGAGCTGCGGCCAGCGCGCAGAGAACGAGTTTCATCTACTTGATTGGCTCATTACGCCTGCATACGCCGACGCCGCGAGTTGTACTATTTTCGTTGACGGCAAAAGCTTCACGGTCTCTGCGGCTGGCGCACTCAACTGTTTGAATGTATTTCAGCGCCTGACCAAACTCGCTGTCGGAGAGGCGACTTTGGCGGGCACCGTAGTTGCAGGCTTGCTGACCACCGGCTTCTTGCTGGCCTCGACAACAGCAGTTGGCGACAAGGTTGATCAGACCGCGATCCTAGCGGACGGAACAGCGGTTCATGTCACCGGTGACGGCGACTCCTTGCTACGTCGCGTCGAAATCACTCAAAATGGTCAGGCAACCGTCCTATTTCTCACCATCGGCAATGACGGCCAATATGAACTGCTCTCTGGCACTGTGCTGGGCGGTGCTATGCCAGACGCTATACTTGCGGGAGTGGCAGATCAGATTTCCACCGCCACTGGCAAACAGGTTGTCTATAATGAAAAAAATTCGGATGGCGGAAACGAATCTACCAGTGAGCCACCACGCGGTAAAAAGGCCAGTTCATCTGCCGTTGGTGACAAGGTCAGAACCCCACAATCGCATCCGGAAGATTTTGTCAAAGTTGAAGGAACGAAATACAGAAACAAGAAAACTGGTGAGATCTGGGAGAAAAGTCGGACAACGCATACTGACAAAGATGGAGAATGGAAAGTCGGTTCGCATCCAGGAAAACCTCCTCGCCCATCGGACAAGATCACCGTTGGCAGTGACGGAGTGATTATCAAATTTTAA